From a single Pseudophryne corroboree isolate aPseCor3 chromosome 6, aPseCor3.hap2, whole genome shotgun sequence genomic region:
- the UCN3 gene encoding urocortin-3 has product MPHTRLLLLLLILCMARSSAHYNFYKAESIFSCLKEALEEVKRRSLLEDNSVLNKRGYDFGPSDNHFSQEEEEEDEEDEKEKRTFPRYRYLSQSQVKGKVYQNKAKSDRRTKFTLSLDVPTHLMSILFDIAKAKNMRAKAAANAQLMAQIGRRK; this is encoded by the coding sequence ATGCCTCACACTAGGCTCCTCCTGCTACTACTCATATTGTGCATGGCCAGGTCCAGTGCTCACTACAACTTTTACAAAGCAGAGTCAATTTTTAGTTGCTTGAAAGAAGCCCTTGAGGAGGTCAAGAGGAGAAGTTTATTAGAAGATAACTCAGTTCTCAATAAGAGGGGCTATGATTTTGGACCAAGTGATAACCATTTTTcccaagaggaagaggaggaagatgaAGAAGATGAAAAAGAGAAAAGGACATTTCCACGTTACAGATATCTATCACAGTCACAGGTGAAGGGCAAGGTTTATCAAAACAAGGCAAAAAGTGACCGTCGGACCAAATTCACCCTTTCATTGGATGTGCCAACTCACCTAATGAGCATCCTGTTCGACATTGCGAAGGCTAAAAATATGAGAGCAAAAGCTGCAGCGAATGCTCAACTTATGGCCCAAATTGGTAGGCGAAAGTAA